One Echeneis naucrates chromosome 16, fEcheNa1.1, whole genome shotgun sequence DNA window includes the following coding sequences:
- the malt3 gene encoding mucosa-associated lymphoid tissue lymphoma translocation protein 1, whose amino-acid sequence MTGSRPNLCRIMIAELFIVCHPVSVCVPVNQRVTLSVRAEGTGILSYQWFTDNEKEVLGGTQADLTITAKKTQLYVCRVNDNYCNYVFSDWVKVKVLDIDKSGLPVPWQGEPHIAVNPKSQTVRKGKKLTLCCLAFGIPTPNYQWYRNGQLLHDMTSDTLQINYTTAEHEGSYLCSISNVLEERWTEPVNVDIVQTDQPPAAAPTATDKVALLIGNLNYSYHPALMAPIMDVHELANHLQQLGFRVVSLLDLTREEMLAAIEKFLQLLDRGVYGLFYYAGHGYECAGRNYLVAVDAPQPYQPENCVCVQRVMLSMQQRRTALSVILLDTCRKWYNQDCIPSSITPLQPSGNTVYGYATCEDAEAFEVQDGGKSTGIFTKYLNKHILQAERVTHILEKVSEDLGRDPLVTGKQAVEIKHTLKEPRSFADPVRTTGHTKELHLRDACWRQANALPRKKRLTFQCGVEVEISFSALFSNVLVAFATVKKKSHTTQDCSVTLSSIPVMQDIFSDPGRSEDLDSLLFRSSGNPDSTLRLCALQGLKESLVIKVDLHYTHTDSKLRLTESQQMDVGKPLVASCKLYRRSNPAPKDKKHEGASAQSMGIISSTRALRHQTVAGQGRPFTRKAECAAKGAVTRGNEPEENDENELRDFALPQ is encoded by the exons ATGACTGGATCTCGTCCCAATCTCTGCCGAATAATGATCGCAG aACTCTTTATTGTGTGCCatcctgtgtctgtttgtgtaccTGTGAACCAAAGAGTGACTCTGAGCGTTCGTGCCGAGGGCACAGGCATCCTCAGCTACCAGTGGTTCACCGACAATGAAAAGGAG GTGCTGGGTGGTACTCAAGCAGACCTGACCATCACAGCCAAAAAAACGCAACTCTATGTATGCCGAGTGAATGACAACTATTGTAACTATGTGTTCAGCGACTGGGTGAAAGTGAAGGTGTTGGACATTGATAAATCAG GTTTGCCAGTACCTTGGCAGGGTGAGCCGCACATTGCTGTCAACCCTAAATCCCAGACCGTACGAAAGGGTAAAAAACTGACTCTCTGTTGTCTTGCCTTCGGTATCCCCACTCCGAACTACCAGTGGTATAGAAATGGACAACTCCTACATGACATGACTAGTGACACACTGCAG ATTAACTATACAACAGCTGAACATGAAGGATCGTACCTCTGCTCAATATCTAACGTGCTAGAGGAGAGATGGACTGAACCAGTCAATGTTGACATTG TGCAAACTGATCAGCCTCCTGCGGCAGCACCCACAG cCACTGATAAAGTTGCTTTGCTTATTGGCAACCTGAATTACTCCTATCACCCTGCCTTGATGGCCCCCATCATGGATGTGCATGAGCTGGCCAATCACTTACAACAGCTGGGCTTTAGAGTGGTTTCCCTGCTGGACCTCACCAGGGAGGAGATGCTGGCTGCCATCGAAAAGTTCCTTCAACTCCTGGACAGAGGAGTTTATG GCCTTTTCTACTATGCAGGTCATGGGTATGAATGTGCTGGAAGGAATTACTTGGTAGCTGTTGATGCTCCACAACCATACCAGCCTGaaaattgtgtctgtgtgcaaagAGTCATGCTCAGCATGCAGCAAAGGCGGACTGCACTGAGCGTAATCTTATTGGACACCTGTAGAAAATG GTACAACCAGGATTGTATTCCTTCCTCCATCACACCACTGCAACCAAGTGGAAATACTGTTTACGGATATGCCAC ATGTGAAGATGCAGAGGCCTTTGAGGTccaagatggaggaaaaagtaCAGGAATCTTCACTAAGTACTTGAACAAGCACATCCTTCAAGCTGAGAGGGTCACACATATCTTAGAAAAGGTGTCTGAGG ATCTGGGCCGAGACCCTTTAGTTACAGGTAAGCAGGCGGTGGAGATTAAACACACCCTGAAGGAGCCTCGGTCCTTTGCAGATCCAGTTCGAACTACCGGCCACACAAAAGAACTACATTTGCGAGATGCCTGCTGGAGACAGGCAAATG cATTACCACGGAAGAAGCGGCTGACGTTTCAGTGCGGAGTAGAAGTGGAAATCAGTTTCTCAGCTTTGTTCTCTAATGTCTTGGTGGCTTTTGCCACTGTAAAGAAGAAAAGCCACACAACCCAAGATTGCAGTGTCACACTGAGCAGCATACCT GTGATGCAAGACATATTTTCCGACCCTGGCAGGTCAGAGGATTTGGACTCTCTACTATTTAGGTCCTCTGGAAACCCAGACTCTACTCTGAGGCTTTGTGCTCTTCAGGGGCTTAAG GAATCACTGGTCATCAAGGTGGATCTACACTATACTCACACAGACAGTAAGCTGCGCCTAACAGAAAGCCAACAAATGGATGTAGGAAAACCTTTAGTGGCATCCTGTAAATTATACAGGCGGAGCAACCCTGcaccaaaagacaaaaaacatgaagGTGCCTCTGCTCAAAGTATGGGCATCATTTCAAGCACCAGAGCACTGCGGCATCAGACTGTGGCTGGTCAAGGCAGACCTTTCACCAGAAAGGCAGAGTGTGCTGCCAAAGGTGCAGTCACAAGAGGCAATGAACCTGAAGAGAACGACGAAAATGAACTACGAGACTTTGCTCTTCCACAGTAG
- the alpk3a gene encoding uncharacterized protein alpk3a, which translates to MTSRRPMTRSFSGNGRTSSFSEEEGSSSNGRSESRNPYLSNVRPENRSTLCSVMAQLTEDIQPSFETTLKSKAVSENCNVKFTCVVSGYPAPELKWYKDDMEIDRYCGLPKYEIRRNGKTHTLHIYNCTLDDAAIYQVSASNSKGIVSCSGVLEVGTMNEYKIHQRFFAKLKQKAEKKKKDLEEQNKKDDKESIKKEKPQSSPERPPRKRPIPPPKEKAVVKELEPGEQLVAAAEPNGVESKVMETDNIQTKNSGPEKEAPPSVETLAPKKIKISNGVDAGVNGGCGSSNSRGHMMANGGENCYDGGISLAQFLAETIQTQAAEEKQNSSRVEQPIENNVSILSDSKATEGKQNDREEQEKAFEEEYEREKRSREAIERERSSEMLHTTAHSKHHSKVHKDHDHHNIQASISSMLHTVKDFFFGKSKKDSHDHFEHKDREFDHDSSQPSQPETPPSLRLQRELNLDVNELPTEDVSMETDKPKESLESVAMEQQLVSMEVDEHKPENSVPHIDLTPIHILSPDTTDEATGQNEADESVHESMRESEGTKSSTSGEERPSSGLQVLTEMKDKDSLFVTVYEEVPVNHQELDSLVVSPQPANQTPGDDSLPRQDMSVSPQTKTISDREGPLSTDKMAEEGKPDTEKELSPSKLCQGEKAEVKSSKPPCSVINRSEMTDLATSSLEERIEPCESIPPDQVLSALSSAAVDIIEEDRVKEEAECSSLAQEMNVGYPPSATLVSLQSTDLKVQPECPPPIAEESAKVHIFSSIPTPNSSLTSSEEKCDLKDVLNSVSAEAANVSLYHNLSTQEHTILEGEKTEARNEYSQSDIETEKSVQGFGEPKIVSVAQSEGSSGNDENNKTPQPDGGETQLGWPSEDIPQIQITTIEDTPDKTVVPDANQNEHFVIPKIEIVGPELKECTEPLTVQNPNEPETAILQKHDATHVPETIMPNQSMTDFQASLPTEEGMQADYSVSQSQKVKDVAQLDDKSEILEPQPSMQTNEQFPQTGYASIPLINVSCTDDKENYASVNANVSHALQPIESPRVPLFAVPPISLTCHESDSEMKWHTHSGRPETDTSVIIQRGTENDVMTVITGRKHNKEDVSENIPSLLYEAPLPKVGDNAPSVNKAGEDNANVPKIKPLKEAKIENEDLQRNRCSVERLSCKPPAHPSLSPASLRKYMGKVTPDSDSDAVVPVPVITVGDHHNDRADEDLSGGSTPTLPLSCESSPRMKRRDSLSLIRSATPEELASGARRKIFIPKTKDDGDGAALGIQDTQGKKETPYMSPSQARRAALLQASMGQHTPPMERRSPLLGRRKTTLEVPKVVEETPKEETATTKEEKPAEKRPDPLKAPQVIRKIRGEPFPDASGHLKLWCQFFNVLSDSTIKWFRDEEEILEVKRSGGDESQVALAIVLASSQDCGVYGCTIKNEYGTDTTDFLLSADILSEILLRDDLEVGEEIEMTPLLFTKGLADCGNWGNKYFGRIMTETANIGEGCAHKASRVKVIYGLDPIFDSGSNCVIKVQSPIAYGTKEESNLAERNQELTKQECKVQNMIREYCKIFAAEARVIENFGHSLEVIPQYLMYRPANSVPYATVEADLAGVFRKYCTMEPKGRLITRTTSEVEQKCSTFQHWIHQWTHGNLLVTQLEGVEAKLTNVRVVTKSKGYQGLTECGSPELFDQFLTQHQCNYFCGLLGLRPLAMDNLLQPTKMKGSRSPLLNRKLGSSSPQLQRKGHSPQLSRKANSSPKVTRKVQEPENNKSDSKPKPAEIANDLEVR; encoded by the exons ATGACTTCCAGAAGGCCAATGACACGCTCTTTTTCTGGCAATGGAAGGACGAGCAGCTTCAGTGAAGAGGAGGGCAGCTCTTCCAATGGCCGCTCAGAAAGCCGCAATCCTTACCTCTCCAATGTTAGGCCTGAAAACAG GAGCACATTGTGCAGCGTCATGGCTCAGCTGACTGAGGACATACAGCCATCTTTTGAAACCACTTTGAAATCAAAGGCAGTGTCAGAAAACTGTAATGTGAAATTCACCTGTGTGGTGTCAG GATACCCAGCTCCTGAACTGAAATGGTATAAAGACGATATGGAAATTGATCGATACTGCGGACTGCCAAAATATGAAATACGCCGGAATGGGAAAACCCACACTCTCCATATATACAA ctgcacaTTGGACGATGCGGCAATCTATCAGGTTTCAGCTAGCAATAGTAAAGGCATTGTCTCCTGCTCAGGAGTTTTGGAGGTTGGCACCATGAATGAATACAAGATCCACCAGCGGTTCTTTGCCAAGCTGAAGcagaaagcagagaagaagaagaaagacttGGAAGAGCAGAATAAGAAGGACGACAAAGAAAGCATTAAGAAAGAGAAACCTCAGAGTAGCCCGGAACGTCCTCCAAGAAAACGGCCCATCCCACCACCAAAAGAGAAGGCAGTGGTCAAGGAGCTCGAGCCTGGGGAGCAACTCGTAGCTGCTGCAGAACCTAATGGAGTTGAGTCCAAAGTCATGGAAACAGATAACATCCAGACCAAAAACAGTGGCCCGGAGAAGGAGGCGCCTCCATCTGTGGAAACCTTGGctccaaagaaaataaagatctCAAATGGTGTTGATGCTGGGGTCAACGGCGGCTGTGgaagcagcaacagcagggGCCATATGATGGCGAATGGAGGTGAAAACTGTTATGACGGAGGAATCAGTTTGGCACAGTTTTTGGCAGAGACTATCCAGACTCAGGCTGCTGAGGAGAAACAGAACTCATCTCGAGTGGAGCAGCCCATAGAGAATAACGTCTCCATTTTAAGTGACAGTAAAGCGACAGAGGGGAAACAAAACGACAGGGAGGAACAAGAAAAAGCTTTCGAAGAAGAAtatgagagggagaaaaggagcagagaggccATAGAAAGAGAAAGGTCATCAGAGATGTTGCATACAACAGCCCACAGTAAACATCACAGTAAGGTTCATAAGGATCATGACCACCACAACATTCAGGCTTCCATTTCCTCAATGCTTCACACAGTCAAAGACTTCTTCTTTGGTAAGAGTAAGAAAGACTCTCATGATCACTTTGAACACAAGGACAGAGAGTTTGACCATGACTCAAGTCAGCCTTCTCAACCAGAAACACCGCCATCTCTTCGGCTGCAAAGGGAACTTAATTTAGATGTGAACGAGCTTCCCACAGAGGATGTATCAATGGAAACAGATAAACCAAAGGAGTCTTTAGAAAGTGTGGCTATGGAGCAGCAGTTGGTTTCAATGGAGGTGGATGAACATAAGCCTGAAAACAGTGTACCCCACATAGACCTGACACCCATTCATATCCTGTCACCTGACACCACAGATGAGGCCACAGGACAGAATGAGGCCGATGAGTCTGTCCATGAGTCCATGAGGGAGTCTGAGGGGACAAAGAGCAGCACTTCAGGTGAAGAAAGGCCATCATCTGGACTTCAAGTCCTCACCGAG atgaaagacaaagacTCTCTATTTGTCACAGTTTACGAAGAGGTTCCTGTAAACCACCAAGAACTAGATTCCCTGGTAGTTTCACCACAGCCAGCTAACCAGACTCCAGGAGATGACTCCTTGCCCAGGCAAGACATGTCTGTCTCACCACAGACCAAAACAATTTCTGACAGGGAAGGGCCATTGAGTACTGATAAGATGGCTGAAGAAGGTAAAcctgacacagagaaagagctTTCACCCAGTAAGTTGTGTCAGGGGGAGAAAGCTGAAGTGAAATCCAGCAAACCACCATGCTCGGTTATAAACAGATCTGAAATGACTGATTTAGCAACATCTTCACTGGAAGAGAGAATAGAGCCATGCGAATCTATACCACCAGATCAGGTGCTTTCAGCTCTGTCTTCTGCAGCAGTAGACATTATAGAGGAAGACCGCGTAAAAGAAGAAGCTGAATGTTCTTCACTGGCTCAGGAAATGAATGTAGGATATCCGCCAAGTGCAACCCTAGTGAGTTTACAGAGCACTGACCTAAAAGTACAGCCTGAATGTCCTCCTCCTATAGCAGAAGAGAGTGCAAAAGTCCACATCTTCAGCTCAATACCAACCCCCAACTCAAGTCTGACAAGCAGTGAAGAGAAATGTGACTTAAAAGATGTACTAAATTCAGTTTCAGCGGAAGCTGCAAATGTTAGCTTGTATCACAATCTGAGCACACAGGAGCATACAATTTTAGAAGGTGAGAAGACAGAAGCCAGAAATGAGTATTCACAGTCTGATATTGAAACAGAGAAGAGTGTACAGGGGTTTGGGGAGCCAAAAATAGTGTCAGTAGCACAAAGTGAGGGGAGCAGTGgtaatgatgaaaacaataaaactccACAACCAGATGGTGGAGAGACACAGCTGGGTTGGCCCTCAGAGGATATTCCCCAAATCCAAATAACCACTATTGAAGACACCCCAGATAAAACAGTGGTTCCAGATGCTAaccaaaatgaacattttgtaaTCCCAAAAATTGAAATAGTTGGGCCTGAGCTCAAAGAGTGCACTGAACCACTTACTGTCCAGAATCCTAATGAACCGGAAACTGctattttacaaaaacatgaTGCAACTCATGTGCCAGAGACAATAATGCCAAACCAGAGCATGACTGATTTTCAAGCCTCATTACCCACAGAGGAAGGTATGCAGGCTGATTACAGTGTCTCCCAGTCACAGAAAGTAAAGGATGTTGCACAATTAGATGACAAGTCAGAAATTCTTGAGCCGCAGCCAAGCATGCAGACCAATGAGCAGTTCCCTCAGACAGGCTACGCTTCAATTCCTCTTATTAACGTTTCATGTACTGATGACAAGGAGAATTACGCATCTGTAAATGCCAATGTTTCTCATGCACTGCAGCCTATTGAAAGTCCAAGAGTGCCTTTGTTTGCAGTGCCACCAATCTCACTCACTTGTCATGAAAGTGattctgaaatgaaatggcacacacacagtgggaggCCAGAAACAGACACTTCAGTAATTATACAAAGGGGAACAGAGAATGACGTTATGACTGTGATCACAggtagaaaacacaacaaagaagaTGTGTCAGAGAATATTCCCTCTTTGTTATATGAAGCTCCATTACCAAAGGTTGGAGACAACGCGCCATCAGTTAATAAAGCAGGAGAAGATAATGCTAATGTCCCAAAGATAAAACCTCTTAAAGAGGCCAAGATAGAGAATGAGGACCTCCAAAGAAATAGATGTTCTGTTGAACGTCTCAGCTGTAAACCCCCAGCACATCCGTCACTAAGTCCAGCCAGTCTTCGTAAATACATGGGCAAGGTGACCCCAGACTCAGACAGTGATGCTGTTGTACCCGTCCCTGTGATCACCGTGGgggatcatcacaatgacaggGCAGATGAAGATCTCAGCGGCGGCTCAACGCCTACATTGCCGCTCTCCTGTGAAAGCAGTCCCCGGATGAAACGCAGAGACAGTCTGTCACTCATACGCTCTGCCACACCAGAGGAGCTGGCTTCTGGAGCTAGACGTAAAATCTTCATCCCAAAAACTAAAGACGATGGAGACGGAGCAGCGCTTGGCATCCAGGACACTCAAGGCAAGAAGGAGACACCCTACATGTCACCCAGCCAGGCTCGCAGAGCAGCATTGTTACAAGCTTCCATGGGACAGCACACCCCACCAATGGAGAGGCGCTCGCCACTACTAGGCCGTAGAAAAACCACCTTGGAGGTGCCAAAAGTGGTGGAGGAGACTCCCAAAGAAGAGACAGCCAccacaaaagaagagaaaccaGCGGAAAAGAGGCCAGATCCTCTGAAAG CTCCACAGGTTATCCGTAAGATCAGGGGAGAGCCCTTCCCAGACGCCTCTGGACATCTGAAGCTCTGGTGCCAGTTCTTCAATGTGCTCAGCGACTCAACCATTAAGTGGTTCAGAGATGAGGAAGAAATACTGGAGGTGAAGAGAAG TGGAGGTGATGAAAGTCAGGTAGCGCTGGCTATTGTGCTTGCATCCAGCCAAGACTGTGGGGTGTATGGCTGCACCATCAAAAATGAATATGGGACTGACACCACCGACTTCCTGCTGAGCGCAGACA TTCTCTCTGAGATACTACTGAGAGATGATTTGGAAG ttggaGAGGAGATCGAGATGACTCCACTGCTGTTCACGAAGGGCCTGGCTGACTGTGGAAACTGGGGAAACAAGTATTTTGGCCGCATCATGACCGAGACAGCAAACATTGGGGAGGGCTGCGCTCACAAGGCCAGCAGAGTGAAGGTTATTTATGGCCTGGATCCTATCTTTGATTCTGGAAGCAACTGCGTCATCAAAGTTCAAAGCCCCATCGCCTACGGGACCAAAGAGGAGAGCAACCTTGCAGAGAGAAATCAAGAGCTTACTAAACAA GAATGTAAAGTCCAAAACATGATTAGAGAATACTGCAAGATCTTTGCAGCTGAAGCAAGAGTTATTGAGAACTTTGGCCATTCACTAGA AGTGATTCCACAGTATCTGATGTACCGGCCTGCAAACTCTGTGCCATATGCTACAGTCGAGGCAGATCTTGCAGGTGTCTTCCGCAAGTATTGTACAATGGAGCCTAAAGGAAGGCTGATTACACGAACCACTTCAGAGGTGGAGCAAAAATGCAGCACGTTCCAGCACTGGATCCATCAGTGGACTCATGGAAATTTACTCGTCACTCAGCTGGAGG GTGTTGAAGCCAAGCTTACTAATGTTCGAGTTGTGACCAAGTCTAAAGG ATACCAAGGATTAACTGAGTGTGGTTCCCCGGAACTATTCGACCAGTTCCTCACACAGCATCAGTGTAACTATTTCTGTGGACTTCTTGGCCTGCGTCCCCTGGCCATGGATAACTTGCTGCAGCCTACCAAGATGAAGGGGTCCAGGAGCCCCCTCCTCAATCGCAAATTGGGCTCTAGCAGCCCACAACTGCAGCGGAAAGGACACAGCCCTCAGTTGTCCAGAAAGGCAAATTCTAGCCCTAAGGTGACAAGAAAAGTTCAGGAGccagaaaacaataaatcagaCAGCAAACCCAAACCTGCAGAAATTGCCAATGATCTTGAAGTGCGGTAG